In Elephas maximus indicus isolate mEleMax1 chromosome 4, mEleMax1 primary haplotype, whole genome shotgun sequence, a genomic segment contains:
- the LOC126075619 gene encoding olfactory receptor 6C2-like yields the protein MKNNTAFILLGLTNDPQLKVVIFILLFLTYMLSVTGKLTIIFLTFISSHLKTAMYFFLQNLSFLEISFISACIPRYLYNISMDDRTITYKSCIIQTFFTDLFGVTEFFLLATMSYDRYVAICKPLYYMTIMNNKVCRRLILYCWTAGLLIILPPLSLGLNLEFCDSNVIDHFACDAFPLLKISCSETWLVEHVVMVCAVLTFITTLVCVVLSYVCVINTILQFPSAQQRKKAFSTCSSHMIVVSITYGSCIFIYVKPLAKNSVTINKGVMVLLTSIVPMLNPFIYTLRNKQVKEAFNDSIKRIALFLKK from the coding sequence ATGAAAAACAACACAGCATTTATCCTGCTGGGACTGACCAATGACCCACAACTGAAGGTTGTGATTTTCATCCTTCTATTTCTCACCTACATGTTGAGTGTAACTGGGAAACTAACAATCATTTTCCTCACCTTCATCAGTTCTCACCTTAAAActgccatgtactttttcctacaAAATCTCTCCTTCTTAGAAATCTCATTTATATCTGCTTGTATTCCCAGATACCTCTATAACATATCGATGGATGACAGGACAATCACATACAAGAGTTGTATCATTCAAACTTTTTTTACTGACCTCTTTGGTGTAACAGAATTTTTTCTCCTGGCCACCATGTCCTATGACCGATATGTAGCCATCTGCAAACCCCTATATTACATGACCATCATGAACAACAAGGTCTGTAGAAGACTCATCTTGTATTGCTGGACAGCTGGCTTGTTGATCATACTCCCACCACTTAGCCTGGGCCTAAATCTGGAATTCTGTGACTCTAATGTCATTGACCATTTTGCCTGTGATGCATTCCCTCTCCTAAAGATCTCATGCTCAGAAACATGGCTCGTAGAGCACGTGGTCATGGTTTGTGCTGTGttgacctttatcaccacccttgtATGTGTTGTTCTGTCCTATGTATGCGTCATCAATACCATTCTTCAATTCCCTTCTgcccagcaaaggaaaaaggCATTTTCTACCTGCTCTTCCCACATGATTGTGGTTTCCATCACCTATGGCAGCTGCATCTTCATCTACGTCAAACCTTTAGCAAAGAATTCAGTGACCATTAATAAGGGTGTGATGGTGCTCCTGACTTCCATTgtccccatgctgaaccccttcattTACACCCTGAGGAACAAGCAAGTAAAAGAAGCCTTCAATGACTCAATCAAAAGGATTGCATTGTTCTTAAAGAAGTAA